The Amycolatopsis sp. 195334CR genome window below encodes:
- a CDS encoding LysR family transcriptional regulator: MDLLQLRYFQAVARREHLSQAAAELHVAQPSLSRAIARLEADLGVPLFDRAGRGLRLNRFGAGFLRRVDRVLRELDDARQELADAAGLDHGSVAVAAETLLTLTGMLTEFRAEHPGVAIRLYQSSAEAMAEQLRTGEIDLCFASQPLAGSELHTREVLREEVLLGVPPGHRLDGRDRAGMAELAGEPFVTTRPGYWPRALADRLFAEAGVDPLYTCESDEPGATGELISSGLGIGLVPGMSRRVATHMPGSFLRLDVPDCHRVLTVAWRGDTYSSAAAQRLTEFAVGYFHRVFTA, encoded by the coding sequence ATGGATCTGCTGCAGCTCCGCTACTTCCAGGCGGTCGCCCGGCGTGAGCACCTCAGCCAGGCCGCCGCCGAACTGCACGTGGCCCAGCCTTCGCTGAGCCGCGCGATCGCCAGGCTGGAGGCCGATCTCGGGGTGCCGCTGTTCGACCGGGCCGGGCGCGGGCTGCGGCTCAACCGGTTCGGCGCCGGGTTCCTCCGCCGGGTCGACCGCGTCCTGCGTGAACTGGACGACGCCCGCCAGGAACTCGCGGACGCGGCCGGGCTCGACCACGGCAGCGTCGCCGTCGCCGCGGAAACGCTGCTCACCCTCACCGGGATGCTCACCGAGTTCCGCGCCGAGCACCCCGGTGTGGCGATCCGGCTCTACCAGTCCTCCGCCGAGGCCATGGCGGAACAACTGCGCACCGGCGAGATCGACCTCTGCTTCGCCTCCCAGCCGCTGGCCGGATCCGAGCTGCACACGCGCGAAGTGCTGCGCGAGGAGGTGCTGCTCGGGGTGCCGCCGGGCCACCGGCTCGACGGGCGCGACCGGGCGGGGATGGCCGAACTGGCGGGCGAACCCTTCGTCACCACCCGCCCCGGGTACTGGCCGCGCGCGCTGGCCGACCGCCTGTTCGCCGAGGCCGGGGTGGATCCGTTGTACACCTGCGAAAGCGACGAACCGGGTGCCACCGGCGAACTGATCAGCTCGGGCTTGGGGATCGGCCTGGTGCCCGGCATGTCACGCCGGGTCGCCACCCACATGCCCGGTTCGTTCCTGCGCCTGGACGTTCCGGACTGCCACCGCGTACTGACCGTCGCCTGGCGCGGTGACACCTACTCCTCCGCCGCGGCCCAGCGGCTGACCGAGTTCGCCGTCGGCTACTTCCACCGCGTCTTTACCGCCTAG
- a CDS encoding SDR family oxidoreductase, with protein MRTLEGRVAVITGASSGIGEATAEQLAGQGAKVAVLARRAERLAELVARIEKNGGRALAIAVDVTDADAVRAAAEQVAAELGEADLLFNNAGVMLPAPVEEQRTEQWQRQIDLNITGLMNVIAAFTPQLVASAGARGVADLINTSSIAARNIFPNFAVYSGTKAYVTHLSRHLRVELGPKNVRVAAIEPGIVGTELQDHVTDQGAIDWLAGSKESIDWLTPQDVAETVGFLASLPARANLQQVTIMPTAQAS; from the coding sequence ATGCGGACCCTCGAAGGACGCGTCGCGGTCATCACCGGTGCGTCGAGCGGGATCGGCGAAGCCACCGCCGAGCAGCTGGCCGGGCAGGGCGCGAAGGTGGCCGTCCTGGCCCGGCGCGCGGAGCGGCTGGCCGAGCTGGTCGCCCGCATCGAGAAGAACGGCGGCCGGGCGCTGGCGATCGCCGTCGACGTGACCGACGCCGACGCGGTGCGGGCGGCGGCGGAGCAGGTGGCCGCCGAGCTGGGCGAGGCCGACCTGCTGTTCAACAACGCCGGGGTGATGCTGCCCGCGCCGGTCGAGGAGCAGCGCACCGAGCAGTGGCAGCGGCAGATCGACCTCAACATCACCGGCCTGATGAACGTCATCGCCGCGTTCACCCCGCAGCTGGTCGCCTCGGCCGGGGCGCGCGGGGTGGCCGACCTGATCAACACCTCGTCGATCGCGGCGCGGAACATCTTCCCGAACTTCGCCGTGTACTCGGGCACGAAGGCCTACGTCACGCACCTGTCGCGGCACCTGCGGGTCGAGCTGGGCCCGAAGAACGTGCGCGTGGCGGCGATCGAACCGGGCATCGTCGGCACGGAGTTGCAGGACCACGTGACCGACCAGGGCGCGATCGACTGGCTGGCGGGCTCGAAGGAGTCGATCGACTGGCTCACCCCGCAGGACGTGGCCGAGACCGTCGGGTTCCTCGCGAGCCTGCCGGCGCGGGCCAACCTGCAGCAGGTGACCATCATGCCCACGGCGCAGGCGAGCTAG
- a CDS encoding helix-turn-helix transcriptional regulator has protein sequence MEDRGRELAGFLRSRRARITPDQAGLPPDGRVRRVPGLRRDEAARLAGVSTEYYTRLEQGRAGNPSPEVLEALATALRLDPSEREHLTDLLGRPKTSRRAAGSVQRVRPGLRLMLHTLDHVPAFVIGRRTDVLASNRLAREVLTDFEALPGPQRNLARYYLLNPEARERVIGWETIAAETVAMLRLEAGRFPNDRRLADLIGELTVRSPEFSTWWNDHRVLRRTHGSKSYHHPIAGELHFSYESFAAPGDADQTLCVYNVEPGSPTAEALRLLTSWTAGVT, from the coding sequence ATGGAAGACCGTGGCCGCGAACTCGCCGGTTTCCTGCGCTCACGCCGGGCCAGGATCACGCCGGACCAGGCCGGGCTGCCGCCGGACGGGCGCGTGCGCCGCGTTCCCGGCCTGCGCCGCGACGAGGCCGCGCGCCTCGCCGGGGTCAGCACCGAGTACTACACGCGGCTCGAACAGGGCCGCGCCGGGAACCCGTCCCCCGAGGTGCTCGAAGCGCTGGCCACCGCGCTGCGGCTGGACCCGTCCGAACGCGAGCACCTGACGGATCTGCTGGGGCGCCCCAAAACCAGCCGGCGCGCGGCGGGCAGCGTGCAGCGGGTGCGACCGGGGCTGCGCCTGATGCTGCACACCCTCGACCACGTGCCCGCGTTCGTCATCGGGCGCCGCACCGACGTGCTGGCCAGCAACCGCCTCGCCCGCGAGGTGCTCACCGACTTCGAGGCGCTGCCGGGACCGCAGCGCAACCTCGCCCGCTACTACCTGCTGAACCCCGAAGCCCGCGAACGCGTCATCGGCTGGGAGACCATCGCCGCCGAGACCGTCGCCATGCTCCGGCTCGAAGCCGGGCGCTTCCCGAACGACCGCAGGCTCGCCGACCTCATCGGCGAGCTCACCGTGCGGTCGCCGGAGTTCTCCACCTGGTGGAACGACCACCGCGTGCTGCGCCGGACCCACGGCAGCAAGAGCTACCACCACCCGATCGCCGGCGAACTCCACTTCTCCTACGAGTCCTTCGCCGCCCCCGGCGACGCCGACCAGACCCTGTGCGTCTACAACGTCGAACCGGGCTCCCCCACCGCCGAAGCACTGCGGTTGCTCACCAGCTGGACGGCGGGTGTTACCTGA
- a CDS encoding sigma-70 family RNA polymerase sigma factor has translation MSEPLAEAFEEQRGRLVAMAHRMLGSRADAEDAVQEAWLRLARQDGGAIDNLGGWLTTVVGRVCIDVLRSRKVHPEAAYDELVVLEDDDPAPEDDVVLAESVGLALLVVLDALRPAERLAFVLHDMFAVSFAEIGEILGKSADAAKMLASRARRKVRDRRRPAAEPGGRAVVDAFLAAARRGDFEELLRLLDPEVTWRSGTTRGMVVKQGAAEVAARAQRGARAAAITVAALINGEPGVVAWGPTGRLLGVVSYTLVDGRIVEIHSVSDPDRLAAMGLPTRLG, from the coding sequence ATGAGCGAACCGCTGGCGGAGGCCTTCGAGGAGCAGCGCGGGCGCCTGGTGGCGATGGCCCACCGGATGCTCGGTTCTCGGGCGGACGCCGAGGACGCGGTGCAGGAGGCGTGGTTGCGGCTCGCCCGCCAGGACGGCGGCGCGATCGACAACCTCGGCGGCTGGCTGACCACCGTGGTCGGCCGGGTCTGCATCGACGTGCTGCGCTCGCGCAAGGTCCACCCCGAGGCGGCCTACGACGAGCTGGTGGTGCTCGAAGACGACGACCCGGCGCCGGAGGACGACGTGGTGCTGGCCGAGTCGGTCGGGCTGGCGCTGCTGGTGGTGCTCGACGCGCTGCGCCCGGCCGAGCGGCTGGCGTTCGTGCTGCACGACATGTTCGCGGTGTCCTTCGCGGAGATCGGCGAGATCCTCGGCAAGTCCGCCGACGCCGCCAAGATGCTCGCCAGCCGCGCCCGCCGGAAGGTGCGGGACCGCCGCCGCCCGGCCGCCGAACCGGGCGGGCGCGCGGTGGTCGACGCCTTCCTCGCGGCGGCGCGGCGGGGCGATTTCGAGGAGCTGCTGCGGTTGCTCGACCCGGAGGTCACCTGGCGCTCCGGCACCACGCGGGGCATGGTCGTCAAGCAGGGCGCCGCCGAAGTGGCCGCGCGTGCCCAGCGCGGCGCCCGCGCCGCGGCGATCACCGTGGCGGCGCTGATCAACGGCGAACCCGGGGTGGTCGCGTGGGGCCCGACCGGCAGGCTGCTGGGCGTCGTCTCGTACACCCTGGTCGACGGCCGGATCGTGGAAATCCACTCGGTGAGCGACCCGGACCGCCTCGCCGCCATGGGTTTGCCGACGCGCCTCGGCTAG
- a CDS encoding carboxymuconolactone decarboxylase family protein: protein MEPRIDYLSTQLGPKFAKHLVSAGKVVSDSALPATTRELVKIRASQINGCGGCLDMHTKEAARAGESQVRLNLVAAWRETTVFTEAERAALELTELGCRLADSSGVGDEAWANAAKHFDDEQLLALVAQIALINAFNRLNVLIRQPGGGYQPGQFA from the coding sequence GTGGAACCGAGGATCGACTACCTCAGCACCCAGCTCGGCCCCAAGTTCGCCAAGCACCTCGTCTCGGCGGGCAAGGTGGTGTCGGATTCGGCCCTGCCCGCCACCACGCGGGAGCTGGTGAAGATCCGCGCCAGCCAGATCAACGGCTGCGGCGGCTGTCTGGACATGCACACCAAGGAAGCCGCGCGGGCCGGGGAGTCGCAGGTCCGGCTGAACCTGGTCGCGGCGTGGCGCGAGACCACGGTGTTCACCGAGGCGGAACGGGCCGCGCTGGAGCTCACCGAACTGGGCTGCCGCCTCGCCGACTCGAGCGGGGTCGGCGACGAGGCGTGGGCCAACGCGGCCAAGCACTTCGACGACGAGCAACTGCTCGCGCTGGTGGCCCAGATCGCCCTGATCAACGCCTTCAACCGGCTGAACGTGCTGATCCGCCAGCCCGGCGGCGGTTACCAGCCCGGCCAGTTCGCCTAG
- a CDS encoding DoxX family protein, translated as MELALWLVTGLLAVVYLGSGTGKLLVSRERMAGLTPAAGWVLDFSPGAFRAIGAVEVLGAAGLVLPAVTGVAPVLVPLAALGLALVMAGATVVRLRRGEPKYAVLDVAYLLLALFVAVGRFAVA; from the coding sequence GTGGAACTCGCTCTCTGGCTGGTCACCGGCCTGCTCGCGGTGGTGTACCTGGGCTCCGGGACCGGCAAGCTGCTCGTCTCACGGGAACGGATGGCCGGGCTGACCCCGGCCGCGGGCTGGGTGCTCGACTTCAGCCCCGGTGCGTTCCGGGCCATCGGCGCGGTCGAGGTGCTGGGCGCGGCCGGGCTCGTCCTGCCCGCGGTCACCGGGGTGGCGCCGGTGCTGGTGCCGCTGGCCGCGCTCGGCCTGGCACTGGTGATGGCCGGTGCCACCGTCGTCCGCCTCCGCCGCGGCGAACCGAAGTACGCCGTGCTGGACGTGGCGTACCTCCTGCTGGCCCTGTTCGTCGCCGTCGGCCGCTTCGCCGTGGCCTGA
- a CDS encoding S9 family peptidase produces MPLPATIPVEDFLAPPERAGASISPDGTRIAFLAPWKNRLNVWVQDLTPGADARCVTADETRTVQDYRWTEDPRWMLYLQDDGGDENWHVFRVDLDDPDADAVDLTPFPGARVLNLDQPPQRPGTAIVQLIGREGNAFELHELDVATGELTLIAGGTDAVTGWRYVGDGSLLAERLTGNGDIELRQTVPGTGELRHVTTFSGEDYPLAVFPFVVTPDGTGVWFGSNRGTDRTRLAHLDLATGEESEVDSHPSFDLDTRALVFTKLPPPLIRDRRTGELLGARYLGERQVVHALDPHFAEVLPNLAALSDGDLAAISSDRDGRRWVVSFTHDRDPGVTWYYDHQTGERRRLFRPHPHLDPDLLAPTTPVTITARDGLALPSYLTLPVGVEPAGLPMVLLVHGGPWARDTWGGDRTAQFLANRGYAVLQVNFRGSIGFGKAHMRAAIGELAGKMHDDLIDAVDWAIAEGYADPDRVGIFGGSYGGYAALVGVSFTPDRFAAAVEYVGISNLVTFLDTVPEFTKPSLGMNWFRYAGDPNDPAQKEDLLARSPISRVDDIRTPLMVVQGANDTRVVRAESDQIVDALRARGVDVDYLVFEDEGHFFVNPENLITMFRAAERFLGAHLGGLVHED; encoded by the coding sequence ATGCCACTGCCCGCGACCATCCCCGTCGAGGACTTCCTCGCCCCGCCGGAGCGCGCCGGCGCCTCGATCTCACCGGACGGCACCCGCATCGCGTTCCTCGCGCCGTGGAAGAACCGGCTCAACGTCTGGGTGCAGGACCTGACCCCCGGCGCGGACGCGCGGTGCGTGACCGCCGACGAGACCCGAACCGTGCAGGACTACCGCTGGACCGAGGACCCGCGCTGGATGCTCTACCTCCAGGACGACGGCGGGGACGAGAACTGGCACGTGTTCCGGGTGGACCTCGACGACCCGGACGCGGACGCGGTCGACCTGACCCCGTTCCCCGGCGCGCGCGTGCTCAACCTCGACCAGCCGCCGCAGCGGCCGGGTACGGCGATCGTGCAGCTCATCGGCCGGGAGGGCAACGCGTTCGAACTGCACGAGCTCGACGTCGCCACCGGTGAGCTGACGCTGATCGCCGGCGGGACGGACGCGGTCACCGGCTGGCGTTACGTGGGCGACGGTTCACTGCTCGCCGAGCGCCTGACCGGCAACGGCGACATCGAACTCCGGCAGACCGTCCCGGGAACCGGCGAACTGCGCCACGTCACCACCTTCTCCGGGGAGGACTACCCGCTGGCGGTGTTCCCGTTCGTGGTCACCCCGGACGGCACCGGGGTGTGGTTCGGCTCCAACCGCGGCACCGACCGGACCCGGCTGGCCCACCTCGACCTCGCCACCGGCGAAGAGTCCGAAGTGGACAGCCACCCGAGCTTCGACCTGGACACCCGCGCGCTGGTGTTCACCAAGCTGCCGCCACCGCTGATCCGCGACCGCCGCACCGGCGAACTGCTCGGCGCCCGCTACCTCGGCGAACGGCAGGTGGTCCACGCGCTCGACCCGCACTTCGCCGAGGTGCTGCCGAACCTGGCGGCGCTCTCCGACGGCGACCTGGCGGCGATCTCCAGCGACCGGGACGGCCGCCGCTGGGTGGTGTCCTTCACCCACGACCGCGATCCGGGCGTGACCTGGTACTACGACCACCAGACCGGCGAGCGGCGGCGGTTGTTCCGGCCGCACCCGCACCTCGACCCGGACCTGCTGGCGCCGACCACCCCGGTCACCATCACCGCCCGCGACGGGCTCGCCCTGCCGTCGTACCTGACCCTGCCGGTCGGGGTGGAACCGGCCGGGCTGCCGATGGTGCTGCTGGTCCACGGTGGACCGTGGGCCCGCGACACCTGGGGTGGCGACCGGACCGCGCAGTTCCTCGCCAACCGGGGATACGCCGTGCTGCAGGTGAACTTCCGCGGTTCGATCGGGTTCGGCAAGGCGCACATGCGGGCCGCGATCGGGGAACTGGCCGGGAAGATGCACGACGACCTGATCGACGCGGTGGACTGGGCGATCGCCGAGGGGTACGCCGATCCGGACCGGGTCGGCATCTTCGGCGGTTCCTACGGCGGTTACGCGGCCCTCGTCGGCGTCAGCTTCACCCCGGACCGCTTCGCCGCCGCGGTCGAGTACGTCGGCATCTCGAACCTGGTCACCTTCCTGGACACCGTGCCCGAGTTCACCAAGCCGTCGCTGGGGATGAACTGGTTCCGGTACGCCGGCGACCCGAACGACCCGGCGCAGAAGGAGGACCTGCTGGCCCGCTCGCCGATCAGCCGCGTCGACGACATCCGCACCCCGTTGATGGTCGTGCAGGGCGCCAACGACACCCGGGTGGTCCGGGCCGAGTCGGACCAGATCGTCGACGCCCTGCGCGCTCGCGGCGTGGACGTCGACTACCTGGTCTTCGAGGACGAGGGCCACTTCTTCGTCAACCCGGAGAACCTGATCACGATGTTCCGCGCCGCGGAACGGTTCCTGGGGGCGCACCTGGGCGGCCTGGTGCACGAGGACTGA
- a CDS encoding DUF3159 domain-containing protein has protein sequence MTMTEQQREKPRTPANPLEQLGGPMGFVYSTVPVVVFVAANAFLPLPVTIGVSIAVGLALTVFRMVRGERFSTAAGGLLGLGVAVAIVAWTGSAKDFFVVGIWAALAGFVVAFGSVLLRRPITGVVWNLTHGGKHDWRGNRVVRRAHYVATLFAAAVFGARFAVTQWLYLEDSTNWLAVAKVATGTPLTVLAALVVVWAFRRSTKQLG, from the coding sequence ATGACCATGACGGAACAGCAGCGTGAGAAGCCCCGCACCCCGGCGAACCCGCTGGAGCAGCTGGGCGGGCCGATGGGGTTCGTCTACTCGACGGTGCCGGTGGTGGTTTTTGTCGCCGCCAACGCGTTCCTGCCGTTGCCGGTGACGATCGGCGTGTCCATCGCGGTCGGCCTGGCGCTGACCGTGTTCCGGATGGTGCGCGGTGAACGCTTCAGCACCGCGGCGGGCGGTCTGCTCGGGCTCGGGGTCGCGGTGGCCATCGTCGCCTGGACCGGGTCGGCCAAGGACTTCTTCGTGGTCGGGATCTGGGCCGCGCTGGCCGGGTTCGTGGTCGCGTTCGGCTCGGTGCTGCTGCGCCGCCCGATCACCGGTGTGGTGTGGAACCTGACGCACGGCGGCAAGCACGACTGGCGCGGCAACCGCGTCGTCCGGCGCGCGCACTACGTCGCGACCCTGTTCGCCGCGGCCGTCTTCGGCGCCCGCTTCGCCGTGACGCAGTGGCTGTACCTGGAGGACTCGACCAACTGGCTGGCGGTGGCGAAGGTCGCCACGGGCACGCCGCTGACCGTGCTCGCCGCGCTGGTCGTGGTGTGGGCCTTCCGCCGGAGCACCAAGCAGCTCGGCTGA
- a CDS encoding MerR family transcriptional regulator, producing the protein MAWSTSQLAELAGTTLKAVRHYHKVGLLEEPERAVNGYKRYRVSHLVQLLRIRRLVDLGVPLADIAAMRDSAETTEQTLRALDAELAASIERQQQMREELATIMENRALAELPPGFDHVAEDLPDADRAILLAYSSFLTPSAMATLRELHAVPRSTPTTEFDSLPEDASDETRQRLAERFAPEIRRQQEEYPAMTDLETASRRGKGVAQSVVLQILVEYYNRAQLDVLRRIDAILNGG; encoded by the coding sequence GTGGCGTGGAGCACGAGCCAGTTGGCGGAACTCGCTGGTACGACGCTGAAGGCGGTCCGGCACTACCACAAGGTCGGGCTGCTGGAGGAACCCGAGCGCGCGGTGAACGGTTACAAGCGCTACCGGGTCAGCCACCTGGTCCAGTTGCTGCGGATCCGCAGGCTGGTCGACCTCGGTGTGCCGCTGGCCGACATCGCCGCGATGCGCGACTCGGCCGAGACCACGGAACAGACCCTCCGGGCGCTGGACGCCGAACTCGCCGCGAGCATCGAGCGCCAGCAGCAGATGCGCGAGGAACTCGCCACCATCATGGAAAACCGCGCGCTGGCCGAGCTGCCGCCCGGTTTCGACCACGTCGCCGAGGACCTGCCGGACGCCGACCGGGCCATTCTGCTGGCCTATTCGAGCTTCCTCACCCCGTCGGCCATGGCCACGCTGCGGGAGTTGCACGCCGTGCCCCGCAGCACGCCCACGACCGAGTTCGACTCGCTGCCCGAGGACGCCTCGGACGAGACGCGGCAGCGGCTGGCCGAGCGCTTCGCGCCGGAGATCCGCAGGCAACAGGAGGAATACCCGGCGATGACCGATCTGGAGACCGCGTCACGCCGGGGCAAGGGGGTCGCCCAGTCGGTGGTGCTCCAGATCCTGGTGGAGTACTACAACCGAGCCCAACTGGACGTCCTGCGCCGCATCGACGCGATCCTCAACGGGGGCTAG
- a CDS encoding CocE/NonD family hydrolase, with translation MKHSRAAVCAASALVVALTGVLATPASAAAGPVTHEENDRVPEGAAWSQHFFPSSDGSDVELHADVLLPEDLPEGEKVPVILSAGSYFGHSGQLDVEGFEQAGPSPRFNDFIEGTDLFDRGYAFVMVDVRGFGGSTGCLDFVGAGEQADVKAAIDWAASQPWSTGAVGMYGKSYDAITGLVGNNLNQDALKAVVAQEPIWDPYRNFRSNGVPRSTIVNIANTYNKIATLPQLPDDDPRYLANAKYEEAHPECLLANSAGYQTADPESEYWKTRDLAAGAKGSDTPLFVTQGFLEWNTEPEAIQEYLENHQGPQRGWMGPWDHKRGNDRTPDGRLEMGREGWFAETMSFYDQYLKGVQPSVQYPDYAVQDSAGKWRAQDSWPVSDGTTTVELGDGTYVDNGGEPGPAPENSFFKWSEPLSKDLRLTGTPRLSLNAAGHGNVMVKLYDVAADGTAVMFDEQVSTVDGGELAFDLKSTDWTLPAGHSLAVEIGTIQAGPLNDWIDTPSRKKIEVTGARLSLATDDPADDVATEGARAPYLDTYLSVYTSKLPVGKPEFTLP, from the coding sequence GTGAAGCACTCACGTGCGGCGGTGTGCGCCGCCTCAGCACTGGTAGTGGCCTTGACCGGGGTGCTCGCCACCCCGGCGAGCGCGGCCGCTGGGCCGGTCACGCACGAGGAGAACGACCGGGTGCCGGAGGGTGCCGCGTGGTCACAGCACTTCTTCCCGTCCTCGGACGGGTCCGATGTGGAGTTGCACGCCGACGTGCTGCTGCCGGAGGACCTGCCCGAGGGGGAGAAGGTGCCGGTGATCCTGTCCGCGGGCTCGTACTTCGGGCACTCGGGGCAGCTCGATGTGGAGGGTTTCGAGCAGGCCGGTCCGTCGCCGCGGTTCAACGACTTCATCGAGGGCACCGACCTGTTCGACCGGGGCTACGCCTTCGTGATGGTCGACGTGCGCGGCTTCGGCGGTTCGACCGGGTGCCTGGACTTCGTCGGGGCGGGTGAGCAGGCCGACGTGAAGGCGGCGATCGACTGGGCGGCGAGCCAGCCGTGGTCGACCGGTGCGGTGGGCATGTACGGCAAGTCCTACGACGCGATCACCGGGCTGGTGGGCAACAACCTGAACCAGGACGCGCTGAAGGCGGTTGTCGCGCAGGAGCCGATCTGGGACCCGTACCGCAATTTCCGGTCGAACGGGGTGCCGCGCTCGACCATCGTCAACATCGCCAACACCTACAACAAGATCGCCACGCTGCCGCAGCTGCCGGACGACGACCCCCGGTACCTGGCCAACGCCAAGTACGAGGAGGCGCACCCGGAGTGCCTGCTGGCCAACTCGGCCGGGTACCAGACCGCCGATCCGGAGTCGGAGTACTGGAAGACCCGCGACCTGGCCGCGGGGGCGAAGGGCAGTGACACGCCGTTGTTCGTGACGCAGGGTTTCCTGGAGTGGAACACCGAGCCGGAGGCGATCCAGGAGTACCTGGAGAACCACCAGGGTCCGCAGCGCGGCTGGATGGGGCCGTGGGACCACAAGCGTGGCAACGACCGCACGCCGGACGGGCGCCTGGAGATGGGGCGTGAGGGCTGGTTCGCCGAGACGATGTCCTTCTACGACCAGTACCTCAAGGGTGTGCAGCCGTCGGTTCAGTACCCGGACTACGCCGTTCAGGACAGTGCCGGGAAGTGGCGGGCGCAGGACAGCTGGCCGGTTTCGGACGGCACCACCACGGTGGAGCTGGGTGACGGTACCTATGTGGACAATGGTGGCGAGCCGGGGCCCGCGCCGGAGAACAGCTTCTTCAAGTGGTCCGAGCCGCTGTCGAAGGATCTTCGGTTGACCGGCACGCCGCGGTTGTCGCTGAACGCCGCGGGCCACGGCAACGTGATGGTCAAGCTGTACGACGTCGCGGCGGACGGCACCGCGGTCATGTTCGACGAGCAGGTTTCCACTGTGGATGGTGGCGAGCTGGCGTTCGACCTGAAGTCGACCGACTGGACGCTGCCCGCCGGCCACTCGCTGGCGGTGGAGATCGGCACGATCCAGGCCGGTCCGCTCAACGACTGGATCGACACGCCGTCGCGCAAGAAGATCGAGGTAACCGGCGCGCGGCTGTCCCTGGCCACCGACGACCCGGCCGACGACGTGGCCACCGAAGGCGCTCGTGCGCCGTACCTGGACACGTACCTGAGCGTCTACACCTCGAAGCTGCCGGTGGGGAAGCCGGAGTTCACGCTGCCCTGA